A genomic window from Paenibacillus sp. FSL K6-0276 includes:
- a CDS encoding NmrA family NAD(P)-binding protein has translation MIIIIGATGTIGSTLLERLVDLGVPARALSREPEKLRDQIGEKGRSIIEVASADASDPESLRRAFTGGSQLFLAMSNSPRQIELETSIIQIAAEAGIKHIVKISSPAFEKSSPVAVAGWHQQIEKTLRDSGLTHTVLRPYAFMQNLLNLAPTIATQDVFFGSMGDSPCNFIDCRDIADVAAEVLTNREVSGQIYTLTGSEIFSYPQIAGKLSALLDRPIRYINMEPQALNRNLIEHGHMPPWIANHVVEIQAMATVVLERPTDTVKRLLGREPRTLDAFLKEYVESLQ, from the coding sequence ATGATAATTATTATTGGAGCAACAGGTACGATAGGCAGTACGCTTTTGGAACGATTGGTTGATCTTGGCGTACCGGCCAGGGCGCTGAGCAGAGAACCTGAGAAGTTGCGTGATCAGATCGGAGAAAAAGGCCGGTCGATTATTGAGGTCGCATCGGCCGATGCTTCCGACCCCGAATCGCTGCGCCGCGCGTTTACAGGAGGTAGCCAGCTCTTCCTCGCCATGTCCAACAGTCCAAGACAAATCGAATTGGAAACTTCGATCATTCAGATTGCTGCTGAAGCCGGAATCAAACACATTGTCAAAATATCCAGTCCTGCCTTTGAGAAGAGTTCTCCAGTGGCAGTGGCAGGCTGGCATCAACAAATCGAGAAAACCCTGCGCGATTCAGGTCTCACCCACACCGTGTTGCGCCCCTATGCGTTCATGCAAAACTTACTGAACCTTGCACCAACGATTGCGACACAAGATGTTTTCTTCGGCTCCATGGGCGATTCGCCATGTAACTTCATTGACTGTCGAGATATCGCGGATGTTGCCGCAGAGGTTCTGACCAACCGAGAGGTATCGGGGCAAATCTATACGCTTACCGGTTCGGAGATTTTCAGTTATCCCCAGATCGCGGGTAAACTATCTGCCCTGCTTGATCGGCCGATACGCTACATCAACATGGAACCCCAAGCTCTAAACCGCAATCTAATCGAGCATGGGCACATGCCTCCTTGGATCGCGAACCATGTTGTGGAAATTCAAGCTATGGCTACGGTTGTGCTGGAAAGGCCTACTGACACTGTGAAGCGCTTGCTTGGCAGAGAACCCCGCACGCTAGACGCCTTTCTGAAAGAGTATGTAGAAAGTTTGCAGTAG
- a CDS encoding discoidin domain-containing protein: MMSLKPLNAIALSFLLLVIICLFHIPTTFAATSYTKTTEIKDGVTYSVITVNYTGDDAGPAVNEAIAAAQNATKPVILDFPTGTYNFNDSSAISAQYYISNASTAAQTPGGWRKIGLLFKNINDITIRGNGSTLLFHGVMTPIVFDHATNVNMNNISFDFKRPVMSELTVATVGSTYFEADIHPDSLYKITNNMLQWTGEVDSNGNPIDNWVAGGYANVTQVQGYNPNTKETWRTSNPLSSVVSVQDLGNRKVRFNFNSAPIAVNGYTYQLRNDIRKEQGAVIYRSKDVTWTGVSFHAAPGLGIVGQYSENLDFENLNFAPKAGSGRTNASMADFMQFSGCKGEIKVNNSNFFGAHDDPINVHGTHLRIVDKPASNQIKVRFMHSQSWGFDAFAVNDTIDFIDGSSLLAAGNATVTGVTRVDDYNILLTLDKDVPNTVNVNSFYVENVTWTPNVTITGSTFESFSTRGILMTTRGKVIIDNNTFNRAPMSAILIADDASSWYESGMVKDVTISNNRFNYGGNSVISIEPSTSSTNPDKTVHSNISIEGNTFKRNGNTSIYSKSVNRFKFNNNIIKEGGLQLNFQGSKDVVIQGNTFTQNGVTKSISLSNMYTNTDTIDAAQGFSISRSNNYVPVIPNPNVNLSLTATATASSQMNNDFIPSNANDGSTISKWAPRTGTSVNEWLQMDFGSNKTFNQVVISEFLNRTTEYKLQYYSGTSWIDIASGTTIDKPITHSFAGVTAQKIRFLITGTQTDSNGWGREPNITEFEVYEVPMLEGITAPASITGVANGTAKTAVALGLPATVELLTNKRSLETKVAWDVDTSTYIPSATTGQTFTVSGVVTLPNGVLNPNNVELTTSISVTVLPSPQVSQVTLTGLQKVPASQTFDLTMGLSNVTQSVYQSVTAQDLTLHYDPVNVQFEAVTSLKDGFQVISTKEKVPGQIRIIVASVGADVPAQGDLLSFEFKAKSVSQETSTTIFVDHVVIANGEGNELQVGGASHEIQISIASTPVNKTLLNTLITSAQAKYNAAVEGNEDGLYTNGSKTILQSTIDTALTIANDPNASQQLVDSAKAAMETAIQIFDAKKITADVNGDGSISIGDLAIVAKVYGSHQGQAGWNEKADVNHDGTVDIIDLAIVAKAILQY; the protein is encoded by the coding sequence ATGATGTCATTAAAACCTTTAAATGCGATAGCTCTATCCTTCTTGCTTCTTGTAATAATATGTCTATTCCACATACCGACAACTTTTGCTGCTACTAGTTATACAAAAACGACGGAAATCAAAGATGGTGTAACCTATTCGGTCATAACCGTCAACTACACAGGGGACGACGCAGGACCAGCGGTTAATGAAGCGATTGCAGCCGCCCAAAATGCCACCAAGCCGGTAATTTTAGATTTTCCTACAGGGACGTATAACTTTAATGATTCATCTGCCATTAGTGCTCAGTACTATATTTCAAATGCCTCAACAGCAGCGCAAACACCAGGTGGGTGGAGAAAGATAGGGCTATTATTTAAAAATATAAACGACATCACGATCCGGGGTAACGGATCAACGTTATTATTCCACGGTGTAATGACACCTATCGTGTTTGACCACGCTACGAATGTGAATATGAATAACATTAGTTTTGACTTTAAGCGACCTGTTATGTCCGAACTGACCGTAGCTACAGTTGGCAGTACGTATTTCGAAGCAGATATTCATCCAGATTCGTTGTATAAAATCACGAACAACATGCTTCAATGGACTGGAGAAGTTGATAGTAACGGCAATCCGATCGATAATTGGGTAGCTGGCGGTTATGCAAACGTCACGCAAGTTCAGGGATATAATCCCAATACAAAAGAAACATGGAGAACTTCGAACCCTTTATCCAGCGTGGTTAGTGTCCAGGATTTAGGGAACAGAAAAGTAAGATTTAACTTTAACTCCGCTCCAATAGCAGTAAATGGATATACTTATCAGCTTCGCAATGATATACGAAAAGAACAAGGCGCTGTTATCTACAGAAGCAAAGATGTAACGTGGACAGGGGTAAGCTTCCACGCCGCCCCAGGGCTTGGGATCGTAGGACAATATAGTGAGAATCTTGACTTTGAGAATTTAAATTTCGCTCCGAAAGCTGGGAGTGGTCGTACGAACGCTTCTATGGCTGATTTCATGCAATTTTCCGGGTGTAAGGGCGAAATTAAAGTCAATAATTCCAACTTTTTCGGAGCTCATGACGACCCGATCAACGTTCACGGAACTCATCTTCGAATCGTTGATAAACCAGCTTCCAACCAGATTAAAGTAAGATTTATGCACTCTCAGAGCTGGGGATTTGATGCCTTTGCTGTTAACGACACGATTGATTTTATAGACGGGTCCAGCTTGCTTGCTGCTGGCAACGCTACAGTGACAGGAGTGACACGAGTAGACGATTACAATATTCTTCTTACTCTTGATAAAGATGTTCCAAACACGGTGAATGTAAATAGCTTCTATGTAGAGAACGTTACCTGGACTCCGAATGTTACAATTACAGGATCAACATTTGAATCCTTCTCGACTAGAGGTATTTTGATGACTACACGAGGAAAAGTTATAATTGACAATAATACATTTAATAGAGCACCAATGAGTGCAATTTTAATAGCTGACGACGCGAGTAGTTGGTACGAATCAGGAATGGTGAAAGATGTAACGATTAGCAATAACAGATTCAATTATGGAGGAAATTCAGTAATTAGCATCGAACCAAGCACTTCCTCAACGAACCCGGATAAAACAGTCCATAGTAATATCAGTATTGAAGGTAATACCTTTAAAAGGAACGGAAATACGAGTATTTATTCCAAAAGTGTTAACCGTTTCAAGTTTAACAATAATATTATAAAGGAAGGAGGATTGCAGCTTAATTTTCAAGGGTCAAAAGATGTTGTTATTCAAGGAAATACCTTTACACAAAACGGGGTAACGAAGAGCATATCTCTATCTAATATGTATACGAATACAGATACTATAGATGCAGCGCAAGGTTTTTCGATATCCAGAAGCAATAACTATGTTCCCGTAATTCCAAATCCGAATGTAAATCTATCCCTAACTGCAACAGCAACTGCTTCAAGCCAAATGAATAACGATTTTATACCAAGTAATGCGAATGATGGAAGTACGATTTCGAAATGGGCTCCACGAACCGGAACAAGTGTTAACGAATGGCTCCAGATGGACTTTGGATCTAATAAAACGTTTAATCAGGTTGTTATTAGTGAGTTTTTGAACCGGACAACGGAATATAAGCTTCAGTATTACAGTGGTACCAGTTGGATTGATATTGCCAGCGGGACTACAATAGATAAACCTATTACACACTCATTCGCTGGAGTAACAGCCCAGAAAATCAGGTTTTTAATTACAGGTACACAAACGGACTCAAACGGTTGGGGGAGAGAACCGAACATAACCGAATTCGAAGTATATGAAGTGCCGATGCTTGAAGGAATAACAGCACCGGCATCCATCACTGGAGTGGCCAACGGAACAGCGAAGACAGCTGTGGCTCTTGGTTTGCCCGCAACAGTCGAACTGTTGACCAATAAGCGAAGTCTAGAAACCAAAGTGGCATGGGATGTGGATACTTCAACCTATATTCCATCTGCAACGACAGGACAGACGTTCACAGTTAGCGGAGTGGTAACCTTGCCTAACGGAGTATTAAATCCGAACAACGTAGAGTTAACAACAAGCATAAGTGTGACTGTATTGCCATCACCTCAAGTGTCTCAGGTTACTTTAACTGGACTGCAGAAGGTTCCCGCTAGTCAAACATTTGATCTCACAATGGGATTGAGCAACGTTACGCAAAGTGTGTACCAATCGGTAACTGCTCAAGATTTGACGCTACACTATGATCCCGTGAATGTACAGTTCGAAGCGGTTACATCACTGAAGGACGGATTCCAAGTCATAAGTACGAAGGAGAAAGTCCCAGGACAAATCCGGATAATAGTTGCCAGTGTGGGTGCGGACGTGCCAGCCCAAGGCGATTTGCTATCATTTGAATTTAAGGCAAAATCCGTATCTCAGGAAACCAGTACGACCATTTTTGTTGACCATGTTGTGATTGCTAACGGAGAGGGGAATGAGCTGCAGGTCGGTGGAGCCTCCCACGAGATTCAAATAAGTATAGCAAGTACACCTGTAAATAAAACTCTCTTGAATACGTTGATCACAAGCGCTCAAGCTAAGTACAATGCAGCAGTGGAAGGCAATGAGGACGGTCTTTATACGAATGGCTCCAAAACGATATTGCAGTCGACGATCGATACGGCCCTTACGATAGCAAATGATCCGAATGCTTCTCAACAGCTGGTGGATAGCGCGAAGGCTGCAATGGAAACAGCAATTCAAATATTTGATGCCAAGAAAATAACTGCAGATGTCAATGGAGATGGAAGTATCTCTATTGGAGACTTGGCAATTGTTGCGAAAGTTTACGGTTCACATCAGGGGCAAGCGGGCTGGAATGAGAAAGCGGATGTAAATCATGACGGTACGGTTGATATTATAGACCTTGCAATCGTAGCCAAAGCGATACTGCAATATTAA
- a CDS encoding MarR family transcriptional regulator has protein sequence MNNNNNLTNDINSIPSLVQSKRQIDRYNLDIDAQAILVASRLMAAGAKLGHAAEIHFSRFGLSTGRYRLLADLEDNEGEELPSQLAEHLGVTRATVTGLIDTLERDGLVSRRSSSEDGRQRSVILTEKGAKKLRDMAPEHFARLEAMVGLLNIEDRSVFLDLLGRVTQGISALTDESCEPKENISNE, from the coding sequence ATGAACAACAATAATAATTTGACAAATGACATTAACTCTATTCCCTCGCTTGTACAATCCAAGCGTCAGATTGATCGCTATAACCTAGACATAGACGCACAGGCTATACTCGTCGCGTCTAGGCTAATGGCAGCGGGAGCCAAGCTTGGACATGCCGCGGAGATTCATTTCTCCAGATTCGGTTTATCAACAGGGCGATATCGTTTATTGGCAGACCTTGAAGATAACGAAGGAGAAGAGTTGCCTTCGCAATTAGCGGAGCATCTAGGTGTTACACGTGCTACAGTGACTGGTCTTATCGACACTCTTGAGCGAGATGGCCTAGTATCTCGGCGATCAAGCTCTGAAGATGGCCGTCAGAGATCGGTCATTTTGACGGAAAAAGGAGCAAAGAAGCTCCGTGATATGGCTCCTGAGCATTTCGCTCGGCTGGAAGCAATGGTGGGCTTACTCAATATCGAGGACCGCAGCGTATTTCTCGACCTGCTAGGTCGAGTTACACAAGGCATCTCAGCACTTACGGACGAATCATGCGAACCAAAGGAAAACATCAGTAATGAGTAG
- a CDS encoding DUF5713 family protein — protein MKKLSSDFKYLKDMYIDGYFPNFLVDKVKAELVKVIEFLEQGNQDIEEIQSKLDFAIHAINDLAEEFDENDSEIETVARESIAQTVEDILAFFDIEIDTEVAIRERDW, from the coding sequence ATGAAAAAACTAAGTTCTGACTTTAAATATTTAAAAGATATGTATATTGATGGATACTTCCCTAATTTTCTTGTGGATAAAGTCAAAGCTGAACTAGTTAAAGTTATTGAATTTTTGGAACAAGGAAATCAAGATATCGAAGAAATTCAATCAAAGCTTGATTTCGCCATCCATGCAATCAATGATCTTGCAGAAGAGTTTGACGAAAATGACAGCGAAATTGAAACAGTTGCCAGAGAATCAATTGCACAAACTGTTGAAGATATTTTAGCCTTTTTTGATATCGAAATAGATACAGAAGTAGCCATTCGTGAACGTGATTGGTAG
- a CDS encoding DUF6254 family protein: MAHQKRRKEAAWKSRKQEQHPHGKIKSLKGLSSEYEDKHTTF, translated from the coding sequence ATGGCTCACCAGAAGAGAAGGAAGGAAGCTGCCTGGAAGTCACGAAAGCAAGAACAGCATCCCCATGGTAAAATCAAATCGCTTAAGGGATTGTCCAGCGAATATGAAGATAAGCATACTACTTTTTAA